The DNA segment AGAAAAAAATTTCTCCAATTCCCAGTCCCCCATCCCCAATCCCCCCAGTCCCCATCCTAATTCATCGCTTATGCCCCTGTCTGACGCAATGCCTGCTCTCCTTGTCTTGGCAGATGGAACTGCTTACCGTGGTTGGTCTTTCGGTGCGACGGGAACCACCATTGGCGAAGTCGTCTTCAACACTGGTATGACTGGCTATCAAGAAGTATTGACAGATCCTAGTTACCGTGGTCAAATTGTCGTCTTCACCTATCCCGAATTGGGGAATACAGGCGTTAATCCTGAAGACGAAGAATCAGCACGTCCCCAAGTGCGGGGAGCGATCGCCCGCAATATTTGTCATAAACCGAGTAACTGGCGATCCACACAATCCTTACCCGACTACCTCAAACAGCACCACATCCCCGGTATCTTTGGTATAGATACCCGCGCCCTCACCCGCAAAATTCGGATGTACGGAGCCATGAACGGCGGTATTTCTACAGAAATTTTGGATGAAGCGGAGTTGTTAGAACAGGTACAAGCAGCTCCTAACATGGCAGGCTTAAACTTAGTCCGGGAAGTTACCACCTCTACAGTCTACGAATGGTCAGACCCTACAACAGCAGTTTGGGAATTTAACCCAGATGGTACGGTAAAGAATGGGGAATCCTTGACAGTTGTCGCCCTAGATTTTGGTGTTAAACGTAATATTTTACGTCGTTTAGCCAGTTATGGTTGCCGAGTCATTGTTGTACCTGCCGATACATCACCAGAAGAAATCCTCAAATACAATCCAGATGGTATTTTCCTCTCGAACGGCCCTGGCGACCCGTCGGCAGTTACAGAAGGTATTACCACAGCCAAAGCATTGCTCGAAAGCGAAAAGCCCATTTTCGGTATTTGTATGGGACACCAAATTTTGGGTCACGCCTTGGGAGCAGAAACCTTTAAGCTGAAATTTGGACATCGGGGTTTAAATCAACCAGCCGGTTTAACACAACGGGTAGAAATCACCAGCCAAAACCACAGCTTTGCGATCGACCCAGATTCTTTACCTGAGGCAGTTGTGGAAATCAGCCACCTCAATTTAAACGATCGCACTGTTGCAGGTCTGCGCCACAAATCTCTACCCATCTTTTCCGTGCAGTACCACCCAGAAGCCAGCCCAGGCCCTCACGATGCTGATTACTTGTTTGCCCAGTTTGTTCATCAAATGCGGACAACAAAACAAGCCACTACAGCAGAAGTGAGTTAAAAAGGGATTGGGGAATAGGAACTAGGAACTAGAAAGGTACAGGGAATAAGGGAGAAGAAATTTACCTAACACCCAATACCCAGTCCCCGATCCCCATACCCCAGTAGGTTGTAGACAACACGCCCAAAAAACATCTATACTTGAGCGTTCACTTTAACGACGAGGAGGGAATTATTGCTGAACCACTAAATCTAACCGTAAGCCTGAGAGGTACTCGTGAAGTCCGCGATAACTATCAGCTATTCCGCCTCACAGGTCTGTTAGATGCCTTTTCTGAGCCGACGTTTCGCAAGGTACTTGGCGGCAAAATTGATGAAGGCCCAAAGCATATTATTCTGGATCTTTCGCAAATTGACTTTGTTGACAGTTCCGGCTTGGGCGCTCTGGTGCAGCTAGCCAAGCAAGCTCAAACGGCCGAAGGAACCTTGCAAATTGTCACCAATGCACGCGTTACTCAAACTGTCAAGCTCGTTCGCTTAGAGAAGTTTCTCTCACTGCAATCCACAGTTGACGCAGCTGTAGAAAACATCAAGGGTGCTTGACCTCATAGAGAGATTAAGCTATCCGATATTTTTCGGCATAGCTTAATTTATAGAAAGGTTGGCGAAAAACCTCTCTCTGTCTGGGAGAGGTAAAAAAGCCAACGATAAGAATAGGGAATGGGGACTAGTAGTTCACTAACCCAAAGTTGCTAGGCTAAGGCAAGCAGGGAGAGCAGAGGGAGAAAGAGATGTTTCACTGCTATTAACCTCGCAAACTTGACTGACCGGACTACTAGCTAAAAAATTTACCAAAAAAATGGGTCTAAAGCCTCGCCCTTTTAGGGCGACTTTGATTATGTTATAATGTTTGCGTAGAAGTTTCCCACGTAAAATGATTGTTTTAGAATTCAAAGCCAAAGGGAAAACAACTCAATACAATGCCATTGATGAGGCGATAAGAACAGCTCAATTTGTTCGCAATAAGAGTATCCGTTTTTGGATGGATAACCGAGGTGTAGGGCAAAAAGAACTGTATCGAATAGCCAAGTCTTTGAGGTCTGAATTCTCATTTGTGAAAGCTTTGAACTCTAGTGCTTGTCAAGCATCTATCGAACGGGCTTATAGCTCTATTGCTCGTTTCTACGACAGCTGCAAAAAGTCTGTTCCGGGCAAAAAAGGATATCCAAAGTTCAAGAAAAATTCTCGCTCAGTGGAATACAAAACGTCTGGGTGGTCACTTTCTCAGACTAGGAAACAAATAACATTCACCGACAAAAAGGGTATTGGCAAGCTAAAACTTAAAGGAACGTGGGATTTAAGCTTCTACCAATTAGAACAGATAAAACGAGTTAGGTTAGTCCGCCGTGCTGACGGGTACTATGTTCAATTTTTGATTAGTGCAGACAACAAAGTAGAAACACAACCCACTGGTAAAACCATTGGTTTAGATGTTGGACTAAAAGAGTTCTACACAGATAGCAATGGATATAGTGAACCTAACCCAAGATTTTATCGCACGGGAGAGAAACGCCTCAAGTTTAGACAAAAGCGCGTTTCTCGCAAAAAGAAAGGCTCTACCAGCCGTAAGAGAGCTATTAATAGGTTAGGGCGAGTACACCTCAAAATAAGTAGGCAACGTGAAGAACACGCCAAGAGAGTGGCGCGTTGCGTAATCCAGTCTAACGATTTGGTAGCCTATGAAGATTTGAGGATCAAGAATTTAGTTAAAAATCATTGTCTCGCTAAATCTATTAATGATGCTGGTTGGTATCAATTCAGAAAATGGTTGGAGTTTTTCGGAGTGAAGTTTGGCAGAATAACTGTTGCGGTTAACCCTGCCTATACATCGCAAGAATGCTCTAACTGTGGCGCAATGGTCAAAAAATCTCTATCAACCAGAACTCATGCTTGTGAATGTGGTTTCGTCATGGATAGGGATTGGAATGCGGCTATCAATATTCTGAAATTAGCCTTGAGTACCGTAGGTCATACGGGAACTTGGGTCATAGACCCGAACGCTTCAGGAGATTCGACCTCTACTCATGCTGGAGAAATCCTGTCTGAGCAAGTTGGGTCAAAGATTGAAGAATCTTCGCCCTTATAGGGCGGAGAGTGTCAAAACTCATCTCTCATCTCACGATTGCCAGAGTTTAGGTTGACCAAGTTATTTATCTATAGCAAACTAACCAATAAAAAGATATATTAGGAAATGATTTTTTATAGCATTGAATTCAGCTAGGTGTAGCAAAATGGCGTAATAGAAAATCAGCCTTTTGGTAGATGCCTTATAAATGTAGTAAAGTATAAAGGCAATTATAGATACCCTCTGAAATTAAAAAAAACTGCCAAAACCAGGCATCTAAAATTTTTTATCTTTGCTTTTTAATATTACCCCGTGAAGGAATGATGAATTTGTGAAGTCCCAGGAGGAAGAGTTACTAGATAAACAAGGTGAAGACCTTAAGCCAGATTCATCTTGGGATCAAGCACTCTTGGCAACTACCGCGCCATTAATTCAGAATATCTCCCAGACACAATTGCAGCAGATTTCTCCTGCGGCTTTAGCTTATGTAGGGGATGCAATTTATGAACTGTATGTTAGAATGTTTTACCTGCTACCACTACAGCGATCAGATGCTTACCATCGTTTAGTAGTAGCACAAGTAAGAGCAGAAACACAGGCGCTACATTTGCGATCGCTGACTCCTTACCTGAGGGCAAGTGAATTAGAAATTGTCCGCCGAGGCCGTAATGCTGCCGCAGGTCGTCCCAAACGAGTTAATCCCGAAATATATCAACAAGCCACTAGTCTTGAAGCTTTAATAGGCTACCTTTATCTCACCGATTTCCCACGTTTAACCGAACTGTTACAGAAAATCCATCTAGAGAAAGAAGAATAATTTAACTACTCAATCTCAATGATCGGAAGTTTTTTAAGTTTAGGTTCAGTACATACAGGAATCGGACTGTCTACCCATGCGCCATACGCCAAAATATTATGACTAACAAACCTAAAAAAATTAAGACTGTCGGTGAGGCCAATCGCGGACAACCCGTAAAAATCAAGGGTAAACGCGTCATTGCCAATCCTATTCGCAGCCAAAGAAATGGGGAGAGCAATTCTGGCTCTAGCAGCAGTTCACGTCCTCCACGTCCGCGTCGTCAATATTCTGATTCAGCTCCTATTCGTCAATATTCTGATTCAGCCCCTATTCCCAAACCACAAGAGGATAACGACAACGATATTATCTATGGTCGTCATCCAGTCCTTAGTGCTTTGCAAAATCAACGTGGACTCAACCGCATCTGGGTAACTCCTCGACTACGTTACGATCCCCGGTTTCATAATTTGATTCTGCAAGCCAAGGACAATGGTGCAGTCATAGACGAAGTAGACACCAAACGCTTAGATCAAATCACCGACCAAGCTAATCACCAAGGCATAGCTGCACAGATTGCGCCCTACTCGTATATTGATTTATATGAATTAATCGCCCAGGCTAAAACTGTCACAGATCCCGTCATTGTGGTAGCTGATAGCATCACAGATCCCCATAATTTAGGGGCAATTATTCGTACAGCCGAAGCAATTGGCGCTCAAGGCTTGGTTATTCCCCAAAGAAGAGCATCCGGGATCACTTCTACAGTCGTGAAAGTAGCAGCAGGCGCTTTAGAAAACTTTCCTGTAGCCAGAGTTGTCAACCTTGGACGCGCTTTAGAAGATTTAAAAGAGGCAGGCTTCTGGATTTATGGAACTGCGGCTGGAGGTAGTGAACCTCTGCACACGGTCAGCTTCCGGGGACCCATTGTTTTGGTCATCGGCTCGGAAGGCGAAGGCTTGAGTATGTTAACTCAGCGCTCATGTGATGTTTTGGTATCAATTCCCCTGATGGGTAAGACCCCTAGTCTGAATGCCTCAGTTGCCGCAGGAATGGCGCTTTATGAGATTTTCCGCCAACGCTCATTAAACACTTTATACCTAGATAAATTACAAAAGCCTCTATGAAAATAATCAGTAAAAGAGTATAAAGAAATGTAACAACAAAAAATAGCAATCTCTATTGCTGAACATTCAGTACCACTTTGATCAATTGGCGACAACCATGAAAACAATTTGGCAAAACCTGAAAGAAATTACAATTAATACTTTCAATACTTTTGGCTTGGCTTGGTGGGTGGAGATTACTACTCAAAACCCATGCTGCACATACTACTTCGGGCCTTTTCTGAATTCTGCTGAGGCGAAGTTAGCCATCAAAGGCTACGTCGAGGATTTAGAGACGGAAGGAGCGCAAGGAATAGGTGTGAACGTGAAGCGCTGCAAACCCAATAACTTGACGATTGCTGAAGACCTGGGGGAACGTCTTGACCGCAAAGTAAAGCCTGCCTTTAGCGGTCAGATGTAAGTTAGGCAATTAGTTAATAGTCATTAGTCATTAGTCATTAGTGATTGCATTTAACTCTTGACTTGGGACTCTTGACTGTGGACTTTGTATTATTGATTGCTCATTACCTGTGAGTTGTTTGCTAACCACAGGTCAATATCGTTTATTACCTGCTGGGGGATTTCCCAAGGGAAAAGATGGGCGGTATGAGGGTAGCATTGCCACTGACTATGTTTGAGATGTTGGGCTGTTTCTAAACTGGAATCGGCTGTAATGTGTCTATCTTGAGCGCCGGCCAGTAGCAGACTAGGGCAATGAATTTGCTCAAGGTCTGCAAGTCGGTTGTATCCTAAACGTAGGGCGCTGTTAAGGGCGTGAGTGGCAGATGTAGAAGTTTGCAAATAAGCTGGTAAGGCTTCTCTGGCTATGTAATTATAGGCAGTGGGTGTGTGTTGTTGTATGAGATAACGAAACAGCGATCGCTTGCCAAAATTCTCAATATTCCAGCGCCAGCTTGGTTTGATATAGTTTATTAACCCAGCAACACCTGTATAAAGATTATCCTGCCAAGAAATTGGTGGATGATTACCACGGGGTCTAGCTGCTGTTGCCACCAAAATCAGCCCAGTGACACGCTGTGGTAGGCGCAAAGCCAACTCCATTGCTAAAATCCCACCCAAAGACCATCCCAATACTAGGCATTTCTCGATTTGAAAACGATCTAATAAAGCTTCTAAGTCGGTTAAATGATCCTGCATGGTAAAGTTGCCACGAAAGCGACTTTTGCCGTATCCACGCAAATCAGGGGCAATAGTTTTGTAACGTTTTGATAAGTGATTGGTAAAAACCGAAAGACTCCGACCACTACCAGGATGTCCATGTAATCCTAATATGGGGAAACCTTGACCTTGGATGTGAATGTTAAGTTTCTCAGCCACAGTAATTAATTTGTGATTCTTAATACTCAATTATTAGGCTTACACTTACGTAATTTGTAATTTACGTCTGACGTGAATTAGGAAAACCTTCTATATCCAAAAAATAGCCTATACTTGCGGCTAATGAGACTCGGTAGAGGCGAGTTAATCAAATATCATAAACAATTTGATCCCGGTGAACCCACCCCTACAAATGTCTACTGAATTAACAGATTTTAATTCACATGAGACGCAATTTTAAATTTTAAAAGCTTCCTCTGCTATCCTGTTCCCTTGCCTTCCTTATTTCGTGTGCCTAACTTCCACCACAGTATGAACGTTCCCACGGGGAGTAAAATCAGCTTTAACATTTGCCTCTAGAGGGTCACAAGCTGCGACAAAATCATCAAGAATTTGGTTGGCTGATTCTTCGTGGGAAATGTAGCGATCGCGGTAACTGTTAATATAAAGTTTGAGAGCCTTTAATTCCACCACTCGCTCATCAGGCACATAGGTAATATAAATGGTGGCGAAGTCAGGATAACCGGAAAATGGACACTTACAAGTAAATTCCGGCAAAGTAATATTAATATCATAGCGCCGACCCACACGCGGATTGGGAAAGGTAATTAGTTGTCCTTCTGCGATTTCCCGTTCGCCATACTTAACTTCCTGGCTAGGCTGAGATACAGTTTCCGGTGAAGAATTACTCATAAATTATTAGTCCAAAGAAATGTAAAGACCCATCACTAATAACTTAACATTCAACACCCAGCACCCAGCCCTCAAAACTATTCTCGTTCCCAATCAGGACAACTCCCATCATCCCACCCATGAGGGTGCATACCACAGACTAGCAAGTTACCGCCATATACATGGCCGTGGTAATTGCTACAACCTATGCAGGCAGCATTTTGTTCTGTTGTCGCTTCGACTGAATAGGGAAAGCCAGGATCAACATCTGCCA comes from the Nostoc sp. PCC 7120 = FACHB-418 genome and includes:
- a CDS encoding Mini-ribonuclease 3 is translated as MKSQEEELLDKQGEDLKPDSSWDQALLATTAPLIQNISQTQLQQISPAALAYVGDAIYELYVRMFYLLPLQRSDAYHRLVVAQVRAETQALHLRSLTPYLRASELEIVRRGRNAAAGRPKRVNPEIYQQATSLEALIGYLYLTDFPRLTELLQKIHLEKEE
- the rlmB gene encoding 23S rRNA (guanosine(2251)-2'-O)-methyltransferase RlmB, encoding MTNKPKKIKTVGEANRGQPVKIKGKRVIANPIRSQRNGESNSGSSSSSRPPRPRRQYSDSAPIRQYSDSAPIPKPQEDNDNDIIYGRHPVLSALQNQRGLNRIWVTPRLRYDPRFHNLILQAKDNGAVIDEVDTKRLDQITDQANHQGIAAQIAPYSYIDLYELIAQAKTVTDPVIVVADSITDPHNLGAIIRTAEAIGAQGLVIPQRRASGITSTVVKVAAGALENFPVARVVNLGRALEDLKEAGFWIYGTAAGGSEPLHTVSFRGPIVLVIGSEGEGLSMLTQRSCDVLVSIPLMGKTPSLNASVAAGMALYEIFRQRSLNTLYLDKLQKPL
- a CDS encoding RNA-guided endonuclease InsQ/TnpB family protein, encoding MIVLEFKAKGKTTQYNAIDEAIRTAQFVRNKSIRFWMDNRGVGQKELYRIAKSLRSEFSFVKALNSSACQASIERAYSSIARFYDSCKKSVPGKKGYPKFKKNSRSVEYKTSGWSLSQTRKQITFTDKKGIGKLKLKGTWDLSFYQLEQIKRVRLVRRADGYYVQFLISADNKVETQPTGKTIGLDVGLKEFYTDSNGYSEPNPRFYRTGEKRLKFRQKRVSRKKKGSTSRKRAINRLGRVHLKISRQREEHAKRVARCVIQSNDLVAYEDLRIKNLVKNHCLAKSINDAGWYQFRKWLEFFGVKFGRITVAVNPAYTSQECSNCGAMVKKSLSTRTHACECGFVMDRDWNAAINILKLALSTVGHTGTWVIDPNASGDSTSTHAGEILSEQVGSKIEESSPL
- a CDS encoding DUF1816 domain-containing protein; protein product: MKTIWQNLKEITINTFNTFGLAWWVEITTQNPCCTYYFGPFLNSAEAKLAIKGYVEDLETEGAQGIGVNVKRCKPNNLTIAEDLGERLDRKVKPAFSGQM
- a CDS encoding alpha/beta fold hydrolase → MAEKLNIHIQGQGFPILGLHGHPGSGRSLSVFTNHLSKRYKTIAPDLRGYGKSRFRGNFTMQDHLTDLEALLDRFQIEKCLVLGWSLGGILAMELALRLPQRVTGLILVATAARPRGNHPPISWQDNLYTGVAGLINYIKPSWRWNIENFGKRSLFRYLIQQHTPTAYNYIAREALPAYLQTSTSATHALNSALRLGYNRLADLEQIHCPSLLLAGAQDRHITADSSLETAQHLKHSQWQCYPHTAHLFPWEIPQQVINDIDLWLANNSQVMSNQ
- the carA gene encoding glutamine-hydrolyzing carbamoyl-phosphate synthase small subunit, with amino-acid sequence MPLSDAMPALLVLADGTAYRGWSFGATGTTIGEVVFNTGMTGYQEVLTDPSYRGQIVVFTYPELGNTGVNPEDEESARPQVRGAIARNICHKPSNWRSTQSLPDYLKQHHIPGIFGIDTRALTRKIRMYGAMNGGISTEILDEAELLEQVQAAPNMAGLNLVREVTTSTVYEWSDPTTAVWEFNPDGTVKNGESLTVVALDFGVKRNILRRLASYGCRVIVVPADTSPEEILKYNPDGIFLSNGPGDPSAVTEGITTAKALLESEKPIFGICMGHQILGHALGAETFKLKFGHRGLNQPAGLTQRVEITSQNHSFAIDPDSLPEAVVEISHLNLNDRTVAGLRHKSLPIFSVQYHPEASPGPHDADYLFAQFVHQMRTTKQATTAEVS
- a CDS encoding STAS domain-containing protein gives rise to the protein MSVHFNDEEGIIAEPLNLTVSLRGTREVRDNYQLFRLTGLLDAFSEPTFRKVLGGKIDEGPKHIILDLSQIDFVDSSGLGALVQLAKQAQTAEGTLQIVTNARVTQTVKLVRLEKFLSLQSTVDAAVENIKGA
- the queF gene encoding preQ(1) synthase, with protein sequence MSNSSPETVSQPSQEVKYGEREIAEGQLITFPNPRVGRRYDINITLPEFTCKCPFSGYPDFATIYITYVPDERVVELKALKLYINSYRDRYISHEESANQILDDFVAACDPLEANVKADFTPRGNVHTVVEVRHTK